From the genome of Rudaeicoccus suwonensis:
TCACCGCGCCGCTCTCCCCCGACACCGGTCCGGGGCGGCTCGTCGCACACCGCGGCGACATCGGCTACATGGTCGTGATCCAGGTCGCCGACATCGACGCGACGATCCGTCGGGCCGCCGCCCTCGACCTGACCCCCGTGCTCGAAACGCCCTACGAGGACAACACGATCACCCAGTGGCATCCGCGCGACTTCGGCACGCTGCTGGAACTGGACCAGATCCGGCCGGCGGACTCGTGGCACATGGCCCCGCGCATCTTCGAGATCGGCAGCACCGACGTCGTCGGCGACGTCACCGGTATCGACATCGCGGTGGCGGATCCGCCAACTGTCGCGCAGACCTGGGCGACGGTCCTCGACATACAGCTGCGGAACCAGGACACGACACTGGACCTCGACGGGCGCACGATCCGCTTCGTTCGCGCGTGCCGGAGTGCCGAAACTGGCCTGGTTGCAGTCGAATTGCCGCTCACCGACCCGTCGGCACCGGCTCGGTCGGTCACCGTGTCCGGAGTGGACTTCCGACTCGTTCCGGCAGCCGCCCCCACCGACAACTCACTTCGTTTACTGTAGGAACATCGACACGAGAAATGAGGCACTGATGGCTGCTCACGGGACTCGGACCTGGGTGCTCGGCGGGTATCAGAGCGACTTCGCACGCAACCTCGCACGCGAAGGCACCGGCATCACCGAACTGTTCGCCGAAACCGTCCGCGGCACCCTGGACGCCTCCCCCGTGCCGGTCGGCGACATCGACGTCATACATGTCGGCAACGCCTTCGGGCAGTTGTTCACGGGGCAGGGCCAACTCGGCGGCATGCCCGCGACCGTCGAGCCCGATTTGTGGGGCCTCCCGGCGATGCGCCATGAGGCCGCCTGCGCATCCGGGTCGATGGCGATCCTGGCGGCGATGGCCGAGATCGAGGCCGGCAGGTATGACGTGGCGCTCGTCATCGGCGCCGAGATCGAGCGCAACGTGCCCGGCGATCTGTCCGCGACCTACCTCGGCGCCGCGGCACACATCGGTCATGAGGGCCAGCAGGCAAGGTTCATGTGGCCCCACATGTTCGACCGTCTCGCCGAGGAATACGACCGTCGGTACGGGCTCGACGACCGGCATGTGCATGCGATCGCAGAGCTCAACACCCGCAACGGCCGCGCGAATCCCCTTGCGCAGACACGGTCCTGGACCTTCACCGATGCCAGCTTCACCGACGACGACGCAGCCAACCCCAGCATCGAGGGTCGCGTTCGACGCACCGACTGCGGCCAGGTCACCGACGGTGCCGCCGGCGTCATGCTGGTCAGCGATCGCTACCTCGCGGCGCACGCCGACATCGCTGCGCGGCCGCGTGCCCAGATCCTCGGCTGGGGTCACCGGACCGTCGGACTGTCCCTGACGCAAAAGTTGCAGCGGTCCGGCGACGACCTCTACGTGCTGCCGCATGTGCGACGCACCATCCGCGACGCGTTCGACCGGGCGAAGATCAGCGACGTCTTCGATCTCGACGCGATCGAGACCCACGACTGCTTCTCGATGACCGAGTACGCCGCGATCGACCACTTCGGCATCACCGGTCCCGGCGAGAGCTGGAAGGCGATCGAGAACGGTGACCTCGAGATCGGCGGCCAGATCCCGGTCAACCCCAGCGGCGGGCTCATCGGTGGCGGACACCCGGTCGGCGCGACAGGTGTGCGGATGCTGCTGGATTCCTACAAGCAGGTGACCGGCCAGGCCGGGGACTACCAGGTCGACGGAGCGCGCCGCGTCGCGACCTTGAACATCGGCGGCAGCTCGACCACCACGGCCAGCTTCGTCGTCGGAGCGGAAACGGAGAACTGAGACATGGTCAAGACAATGGAGATTGAGGTCCTCGGCAGGGCGTTGTCCACGCTTCCCGCTGACGACGACCACCCCTACCGCACAGGACCGTGGCGGCCGCAGACCGTCGAGCGCCGCGTCGCCGACTGCGAGGTCATCGGTGATCTGCCGACCGACCTCGACGGCGTCTACCTGCGCAACACCGAGAACCCGGTGCATCCCGCTGTGTCGATCTATCACCCGTTCGACGGCGACGGAATGGTCCACGTGGTGGGATTCCGCGACGGAAAAGCGTTCTACTCCAACAGATTCGTGCGCACCGACGGCTTCGTCGCCGAGCAGAAGGCAGGTGGGCCGCTGTGGTCCGGGCTGGCCGAGGACCCGGCGAAATCGCCGACCCAGACCGGCTGGGGCGCGCGTGGCCGGATGAAGGACTCCTCCAGCACCGACGTCGTGGTGCACAACGGGGTCGCACTCACCAGCTTCTACCAGTGCGGCGACCTCTACCGGCTCAACCCCACCACCTTGGAGACCCTCGGCAAGGCCGGCTGGAACGGGCGCTTCCCCTCCGACGTGGGCGTGTCCGCGCACCCGAAGGTCGATGAGCACACCGGCGAGATGATGTTCTTCAACTACTCCACGCAGGCGCCGTTCATGCACTACGGCGTCGTCGACGACGAAGACAACCTGGTCCATTACGTCGACGTGCCGCTGCCCGGGCCGCGGCTGCCGCACGACATGGCGTTCACCGAGAACTACGCGATCCTCAACGACCTTCCGCTGTTCTGGGAGCCGGAGGCACTGGCGGCCGGCAAGTATGCCGCGCGCTTCCACAAGGACATCCCCTCGCGGCTGGCGGTGATCCCCCGCAAGGGCAACACCAGTGACATCAAGTGGTTCGAGGCCGATCCGACATACGTGCTGCACTGGGTCAATGCCTACGAGGAGGGCGAGGAGATCGTGCTCGACGGGTTCTTTCAGATGGACCCCGAACCTCCGTCGGGCGGCGGCACGATCTACCAGCGGATGTTCCGGTTCCTCGACAACGAGTTGATGGGCCCGAAGCTGCACCGGTGGCGGCTGAACCTGCGCACCGGTCAGACCAGGGAGGAGCGGCTGACCGAGACCACCAGCGAGTTCGGCATGATCAACGGCCTGCACGGCGGGCGGCGACACCGCTACGCGTATGCGGCCACGGCACTGCCGGGTTGGTTCCTGTTCAACGGCCTGGTCAAGCACGACGTCGAGACCGGCAACGAGGAGCACTACAAGTTCGGCGAGGGCGTCTTCGCCAGCGAGACCGCGATGGCGCCGCGCGTCGGTTCGACAGGTGAGGACGACGGCTACCTGGTCACCCTCGTGTCGGACATGAACCGCGACTGCTCTGAATGTCTGGTCTTCGATGCGGCACGCCTGGCCGATGGACCCATCGCCCGGGTGCAGTTGCCCGAGCGCATCAGCAGCGGGACCCACTCCACGTGGGCACCGGGCAGCGCCATACCGGACTGGGCGACCGCCGACGACCCGGCCACCGCCATCGGACTGTAAGGGAGTACGACGTGACTGCATGGGCTGTCCTGCGGCAGGTGGTGCTGGCGACCGGCACCATCAACGACGACGTCGCCGTGGTGCGCCAGGCCTTCGGATTCGGCGCCGGTTTCGCCGACCCGGAGCTGCGCAAACTCAACCTGGCTGATGCGACGATGCCGGTGTCGAGCACGCGATACCTGGAGTTCGTGGCACCGATCGAGGCCACCGGCCCGGTGCATGCCTGGTTGGCCAAGACCGGACCGCGGGGTGGATTCACCTTGTCGGTGCAGCACCCCGACCCCGACGGGGTCCGCGCCCGGTGCGCGGAAGCCGGTGTGCGGGTTCCGATCGACGACGTGGCCTTCGGCCGGACGGTCCTGCAGTTGCATCCCCGCGACGTCGGGCTGCTGCTGGAGGTGGACGGCATACCCGAGCCGGACGTGTGGTTCTGGGACGACGTCGACCCCGGACCCGAGCCGGGTGCCGGCGTCGACGAGATCGTCGGGGTCGACATCACGGTCGACGACCCGGAATCCATGACCGCTCTGTGGGCCCGGATCCTCGACGTGGAGCCGAGCGACTCCACCGCGTTCGACCTCGGCGGCTCGACCGTGCGATTCGTCGCCGGCGCACCCTCGGCCGACTGGAACATCCAGCTGCGCAGCAGCGGTGGATCGGATCTGCCGGACCTGCCCGGCATCACCTTCACCCTGGTCTGACGGCCATGACGACCATCACGCCCGTCACCGAGTCCGCGCACTTCCGGGCCGTCGAACTGTTCCCGCCGGTCGGCCTCGACGTCGAACGCCGACCGGACGGCGTCATACTTCTGCGCTCGACGACGCCCGGCATGCCGGTGCCGGTGACCTTCGCGGCCGGCTTCGCCGAGCGCGCGGTCAGCCACGCCGGTCAGACCCTCATCGCCGAACGCAACGCCGGCGGGGAATGGGCGCGGACCACGTATGAGCAGGCGTACGACCAGGCCCTGCGGATCGCCGGCTGGCTGCTCGACCAGGATCACCCGGACGAGCGCGTGATGATCGTGACCGAGAACTCCGTCGCCCAC
Proteins encoded in this window:
- a CDS encoding acetyl-CoA acetyltransferase; this encodes MAAHGTRTWVLGGYQSDFARNLAREGTGITELFAETVRGTLDASPVPVGDIDVIHVGNAFGQLFTGQGQLGGMPATVEPDLWGLPAMRHEAACASGSMAILAAMAEIEAGRYDVALVIGAEIERNVPGDLSATYLGAAAHIGHEGQQARFMWPHMFDRLAEEYDRRYGLDDRHVHAIAELNTRNGRANPLAQTRSWTFTDASFTDDDAANPSIEGRVRRTDCGQVTDGAAGVMLVSDRYLAAHADIAARPRAQILGWGHRTVGLSLTQKLQRSGDDLYVLPHVRRTIRDAFDRAKISDVFDLDAIETHDCFSMTEYAAIDHFGITGPGESWKAIENGDLEIGGQIPVNPSGGLIGGGHPVGATGVRMLLDSYKQVTGQAGDYQVDGARRVATLNIGGSSTTTASFVVGAETEN
- a CDS encoding carotenoid oxygenase family protein, with protein sequence MEIEVLGRALSTLPADDDHPYRTGPWRPQTVERRVADCEVIGDLPTDLDGVYLRNTENPVHPAVSIYHPFDGDGMVHVVGFRDGKAFYSNRFVRTDGFVAEQKAGGPLWSGLAEDPAKSPTQTGWGARGRMKDSSSTDVVVHNGVALTSFYQCGDLYRLNPTTLETLGKAGWNGRFPSDVGVSAHPKVDEHTGEMMFFNYSTQAPFMHYGVVDDEDNLVHYVDVPLPGPRLPHDMAFTENYAILNDLPLFWEPEALAAGKYAARFHKDIPSRLAVIPRKGNTSDIKWFEADPTYVLHWVNAYEEGEEIVLDGFFQMDPEPPSGGGTIYQRMFRFLDNELMGPKLHRWRLNLRTGQTREERLTETTSEFGMINGLHGGRRHRYAYAATALPGWFLFNGLVKHDVETGNEEHYKFGEGVFASETAMAPRVGSTGEDDGYLVTLVSDMNRDCSECLVFDAARLADGPIARVQLPERISSGTHSTWAPGSAIPDWATADDPATAIGL
- a CDS encoding VOC family protein; this translates as MTAWAVLRQVVLATGTINDDVAVVRQAFGFGAGFADPELRKLNLADATMPVSSTRYLEFVAPIEATGPVHAWLAKTGPRGGFTLSVQHPDPDGVRARCAEAGVRVPIDDVAFGRTVLQLHPRDVGLLLEVDGIPEPDVWFWDDVDPGPEPGAGVDEIVGVDITVDDPESMTALWARILDVEPSDSTAFDLGGSTVRFVAGAPSADWNIQLRSSGGSDLPDLPGITFTLV